The nucleotide window ttttttagtcatattaaatcgatatgaacactaaattatatatattataacttatgaaaaaatgttatgttGCTCTTTATATTAATGGTAGTGCCccttttggttgcatatttaggCATCATTTcgagattaaacatacggaatgatacatatatttaattaattttcaaattatacaaaactaaatgcaatataatgTTTAACCCTAACCCAATATGGgccccacaacataaaaactatataaagattatgacaaaaaaatacttatttccaaatagacagtttcttagaatttattaatcattattactattcctgaaataacACTGCTTTTCGAATCATAAATTAATGatccatttttttccttatttttttatcttttttcttaaatgttgtttttgagaccgtttccgaaatccgaataacgaatactaatataaaaatttaaaaaaatgtgtaatttatttatattcacgAATTAGTGtgttgaatatatttttagttgacttattatttaccttatatgaAATtcctaataaaattaatgttgcaacaaatataaatggaattgaaattaatttatttaatatcgATGAACTTGGTGATCCTGAATCAGAATCTGATACTTCATCTTTCGAACTAGATGTATCAGTTTCAGATTTTGATTCTGACGTTTCATTCAAGGAGAAATCTTGTGTTTCTATAGGATCTGATACAGAAACCTGTGTTGTTTTTTCCTTTATAAGTTCTGGAAGTGTACTTCGTTTACTAGAATcaacatatttatttctaaaataatcataatcatttgataatgtagacaatatTTGATTATATGAATTACCATCaacattattatcatcattaaaaagttttttatattcatcaGCAAATTCACcagcattttctaaatatttattggccatgctttttttatcaacattaatatgcatattgcataagattttaaataaaccataaaatttagacataaCACTAATATCAATAtccataaatttattttttttatttataagatcAATATAACTTATATACCCCGTAACATTATCTATAGACTTTTTATACTCCTCGACGTTTTGCATATGTTTACTATAAAAATCGTAAATTTTGATGATTCCATCTTGTGGTTTTTGATTTAACTTATACCCTAACCACATCATAAAGTATACAacaatattcatattttcattagCATAAATCgaaaaattattactattcccaTAAAATTGATTAAATAACCATAAACACCCAGCATTAATCTTATCGATGTCGTTATTACAGTTTCCAGGTTTAGGGCAGTAATTCTTGAGCATTCCACTTGCAAAATCATAATTTCCAGATACATTTAAATCATCGGAAAAAAACCTCCATATACTTTCAAACTCTCCACACTAagaaacaattttaaaaaatcaaatataaatgtCTATTAAAATGAAcgtattattaatttatagataaaacaatatcaaaaatgtgtaataacaaatatttttattcaagaAATTGTATGTACCACTCTATTACTTAGCATATTGgaattttaattttgaactataaattaagtacatcatattaatttcatatattgCATCAGAATAGGGGACGCAATTTTTGattctttatataaaaattatctgTAGTTAATCGCATTTTGTTTttagtattaatataaaattaatgtaaaGTAATAATCCAATAGTAACATCATAAtaagtttatatataatttatggaaatatttattttggtcatatgtataatataatttatgaacaaattcataattattaataatatccattataaaaacttaaataattttgtaatGAGTTTAAAATACATCCCTTTATATTCATGTCTCAATATagagaaatataaatttgtttctcatgctttaataaatatatttatgcctTTGAACCtgtaaatgtataaaaattaataaatttattattagtacatttttttaaatatgttaaatacTTATAGacttgtttctaatactatatacccctttttattaaaattattgtattttcaaaataagtTATGTTGCTTACATCTCTATgcaaattacataaatttatattatttataattaatatagataaattaaaaaataattttaatgcatTAAATAACCTTATTTTAATTCCtatataattcaatttataaatataccttattggtaattaataatatattttcccatATTTTCCgttctttaaaacaacaattagcactgaacccccatttataagcttaaataagtctttgaatgtatattatttttaaaataatgcttaatatatattagcatataaataagtattggtgcaaattttaaagtataatagaaaacgatgtttaattaagttattatatttcactttaagaggagagagataagatatctttgctcttttaatatttaaatttatataaatattcgttAAATGTTCTTCATAgttaattttatcttatatattctactgCTATAgctatcaatgtatatacattcaaataattcgttaaattttctatattttattaattctacgataaaacaatgataatttcaattataaaatgatgattattaaattatgataatataacatGGCATAATAAAAAGACATTTAACACTTTCTCCattaatctatattttagaatataaaattataaactcAAAATTGgatatttaacaaaatatataaattgatacctttataatgggTTATTgtgtgtcttttcgataaaattaatatttaattatatgaaggtttcacaatataacaatatttcagTATTAGTTattgaataatattttaccagtttatatgtatagatatataacattaacgttattctatctatcatattatttataattattagaataaaatatgataaaaaatttattaatatacatatattttattttttaactattttaaaatataatttatttatacctcaaaactatatagttcaaaattaatagtgattaatccaatagtatacctttatagtaaataaattaatgtatatattaataactctattatttgaatttaaaactttatcataaaataaaactatatataatcgaaaattaaaaggatagtatacatatatctataatttaattttttactaatatgcatatttttattgattattaaaaatgttaggtacataaaacatcttttatagataatgttgtattgtcgaacctcgatcgatattttatgaatatctattattacagttcagttggataaAATGATTTGAATCTAAATAACTATGATACAAATCATAAGTTtttctaaataaaattttcactaaataaaaaaacatattatgatatgcataattcaatataatcCCTGATTAACAAGTTTAATGTAATAGTCAATTATGATATTccataatatgaattcatatataatcaacatctatattaatatattcaatatagacattttattttaatcatattaaatcggcatAAACACacaatgtatatattatactttatgggAAATATGGTATGTGACCtctttcatattatattattccccttttggttgcatattttgactttttaacttcatcttctgattaaacatacgaaatgatacatatattaaattagtgtttaaattataaaaaattaaataaagatgtaATATTGggccctaacccgaatatgggctCCACAAACATAACTTCAAcccccacaacataaaaactatataaaaattatgcaaaaattatttcccaatagacaatttcttaacatatattaatcattattaatcttcgaattatatattattgatttattctcttctttatattttttattttttctcttatttgttgttttttaaatcttttccgaaatccaaataacgaatactaatataaaaacagtaaacgaattatttttttgttaatttttgcatatatataatgaaaataatttttcaagtccttattatttaccttataagaaattcctaaaagaAATGCTATTGcgccaaatatcgataaaactgtaaataATCTGTTTGTTACCGATGAGCTTGATGATGTATCTTCAGAACCTTGTAGAATTTGTTGTGCAGAAATTTCTGTTTTTTCTATCGTTGGAAGAGGTGAAGATTTGGAAtgtttactattattatatttattcttaaaattatcataatcttTTGATAAAGTAGACAATAGTTGTTTATAGGAATTATTACTAATAATAACAGAATTTTCATTCAtttcttcatattttttagcaAACTTTTGGGCATTTTTCGAACAGTTTTCGCAATATTGTGATTTATCATCAAATTCAGCATGCAtttcacataataatttaaatgcttcataaaaattaaatataatatttctatccataccaaaaaaatatgtttttttatctataagatccttataatttttataataattttcaacGCCCgttatagaatttttatacTTATCATTATCTATAgttgtattataaaaaaattgtaaattattcacattttttCCATCTTCCTTTAgatttaacatataacttaaccatatcaaaatgtaatcaacaatattgatgtTACTATTTGCAACAGACTTAAACAATTGAGAAGTCCCAAATATTTGCTTAAAAAGATATAAACATCCACTATCAATTCTTTCGAAATCAGTATCACACTTATTACGATCACaataactatttaaaaaattttgatcattaaatttatattctcCTTTATCCAATGTATCGGGGAAAAACTCCCATATACTCCTAAACTtttcacactaagaaaacatttaaaaacaaatattataaatgtatattattgaacatttaattaaaataaagtttaatgatatttaaatataatacaatatcaaaaatgcatataccacttgCTTATTCATTGTGatagaattttatttttgatttgtaaattgagtagaatcatgctgttttatatacactgtccccaatatgtgacgcaaatactttggtcctatatataacaactgtctgtagttaaatatattataagtttttcaataatgaaattaatatagaataataaaataatattattactaaaggaacgttttatttctttttgttacaattatttaaattaccttaaatagagggttgcttaatacattttagttaaatataaatacgatgcattttataaaaaaaatgctattcttactaacatctggTAAAACtctgttataaaaatatatatacttttataaataatttaaagtatgtttaaacatagaaaaggaatatatttatattttatgttttaatggtcgcccttctaaaacttaaatactgtatatatctaaaaaataaaaaattatattattactataatccttaaaagtatataaatagtaattttttaaaatatattaaatttttatatacttgtttcttataatatataatactgtttttttctaaaattatattattttcgaattaagttgcattgttcccttttttaattgcatatacataattttaatattatttttatttaatatatatcaattccaattatatttaacattttcaataactttatttttattcctatataattaaatttagaaatataccttattagataattttataatatattttgcacatctttctcacggtttaaaacggcaattagcactgatcccgtatttataagcttaaataagtctttaaatgtatattgtttttaaaataatacttagtagatattaattattaacatataaataactattgatgcaaattttaaagtataataaaaaactatGTGTAATTAGGTTGGTATATTTGCATTTTAgataggagagataagggaagtatgcttttttaagacaattatgtagccatataagatttacctattctatatagtttaattatgttttatattttttaccattAAAACTTTCAACTAATgtatgaattaaaaataacttagaattattacttttataaatatatagttagcttttatattttataataaattatatttttaagaaaactatataattattaatattattttgcttggTAATGTTAGTCTAATGTTATCACATTAAGCatacttaaataaa belongs to Plasmodium yoelii strain 17X genome assembly, chromosome: 11 and includes:
- a CDS encoding PIR protein translates to MNKQVCEKFRSIWEFFPDTLDKGEYKFNDQNFLNSYCDRNKCDTDFERIDSGCLYLFKQIFGTSQLFKSVANSNINIVDYILIWLSYMLNLKEDGKNVNNLQFFYNTTIDNDKYKNSITGVENYYKNYKDLIDKKTYFFGMDRNIIFNFYEAFKLLCEMHAEFDDKSQYCENCSKNAQKFAKKYEEMNENSVIISNNSYKQLLSTLSKDYDNFKNKYNNSKHSKSSPLPTIEKTEISAQQILQGSEDTSSSSSVTNRLFTVLSIFGAIAFLLGISYKYSLFGFRKRFKKQQIREKIKNIKKRINQ
- a CDS encoding PIR protein, with translation MLSNRVCGEFESIWRFFSDDLNVSGNYDFASGMLKNYCPKPGNCNNDIDKINAGCLWLFNQFYGNSNNFSIYANENMNIVVYFMMWLGYKLNQKPQDGIIKIYDFYSKHMQNVEEYKKSIDNVTGYISYIDLINKKNKFMDIDISVMSKFYGLFKILCNMHINVDKKSMANKYLENAGEFADEYKKLFNDDNNVDGNSYNQILSTLSNDYDYFRNKYVDSSKRSTLPELIKEKTTQVSVSDPIETQDFSLNETSESKSETDTSSSKDEVSDSDSGSPSSSILNKLISIPFIFVATLILLGISYKYSLFGFRKRSQKQHLRKKIKK